The sequence AATGAAAATCATGCTCGAAAAAGTAACCCAAAAGAGCTGTTCAACGTTTGCTATATGCATTCAATATTAGTGATCTTGAAAGTGGCATTATTTCATATAACTAATAAACCCTGTAGATGTTCTTTCAGAACTATCATAATTTCACTTTATCTCCTGCCCACATATTATTAACCAAAAAATCCTGACACATAGACAACTTTGTCtccagaatatttttttaaaaaaattcttaactgATGAGCATTGATTATATTCCTAACTGTCTTTCTCTTACACAATCTTTCCATCCCTCTACAAGAAAGAATATCCacaatgataaagaaaaaaaacctgacCTTGAAACATTTTGATTGCAGCTTTCAAAGAGCTTCATTCCTTTTCGTATCTTCCCGTTCAATTTTCCTTTTGATATCTCACTAACAACTTCATCTCCACTGCAATCATGGACCTTCAAAGCAAAACCTGGATTCAAAGTCGCTTCCAACTCAATATCCATGTTCTGTCCAAATGCGTCTATTGAATCGAAGTCAGGGAGAACTCCGCTATTTCACTTGATTAGTAATAGCTTCATCCATTAATTCATCAGATGTCAGCATCGGTTTCTATAATACTGCCTCGAACATCAAGGACTTTAACCTTGTGCGATCTCTCTCTGCTTGTTGCGTAGTTATGCTTCGATAAGTCCATTAACTTGGCTAAATCATCCACTGTGATGACCACCTTGGCCTACGCTGAGAATCTATGACCGTAATGCTCACAGTTATCATCACATCATTTAAATTTAAGCATCCATATGTCAAATGCTTTGTCTTCAGGAACataatttcattgttatttGTTAACGACTTGTATGCTACTACTTGGTAGGACTATAATAGCTCGTCAATCATCCACATGGCATCGTGTGTTTatacaataaataaacatacatgtgtcaaataaataggaataattattgtttatttcagTACAGGAAAAAGAAAGGCTGAAATCGATATGGACAAAAAGAATagacaatgtctgatcgaccaTGATAAAGGTTAGAGTTGGTCACCGGTGCTGCTTCAAATAAGAGGTATATCGATCATGTTGAAGTCAAAGTGTTGGCATAAGAAAATCATTATAAACTTCTCTATAAAATATACAGGTGTCTCATTTTTCACATAATTCTTTTACATAGGGAAAAATTAGGggtggaaaaactaaaaagattggCACGCAATGGAAAATGAAGCCTTTCAGACCTGAAAGCATTTTAACAAGGAATGGTATAAATAATAGCTTTTCAGACCTAAAAAGCCTTTTAACAATGATACTAACAAACTAAGTATTAAGGTGGCTAGATTTATGATAATGAAAGCTGGATTGATGACAAAATAGGGAGAGGGTGttgttttctacaaaaaaaaaaaagaaagaagaagaaaaagaaatagagaagaGGGAGACGAGGGTCATGCTTATTGTTATAACTTTAATATTATCGATGGATTCCCTAATAAAAATTAACGGCAATAAATTATCATCggtaatttcatcaaaaatattGACACGTCAAATTTGTTGATGGAATTAACAAAGGAATACTTGCCCGatgttttcttaattatttgaatTCCACCAATAATTCCCTCAATATTCACCTATGATTATATTACTTTACTTTCATTTATTTGGAGTGTTAATATGCTTTAAAAGCAAAGCTTCTtccaaatattttgattttgaaacacATCTGCCCCTTAATCAAGCACTacttttttaacttaaaataggagttttcttttaaaaacacaataatgctaaacaaacataaattggtcatattaaaaaaaaaaatgaaagaaagatatGAGAAAACAACCATTGCTAATTTTGACCCATGTCATTAtgcctaaaaataaatttttagaccaACTCTCAATTAGATCAAAAGCATAAAATTCATATCAACAAAGGTTTATTAACTCAAATAACcatgattaaaattattaataaaatgcaAGTTGTGGTTTTGATACAAGTGATTCTAATAAGTTAGTTGTGAACTTGCCACAACTAGATTATATGGGTAGCCTTGTAGggatatttatgaatttatggACCAAGGCTAAGctgaaaaaattttattttcattttgtaaaGCTACCACATTCTCATTTATAATATCAGTAGGCCCTTTTTTTTGGGGGGTAGTTATTCATTGTCTTTATTTTAACTCAGTTTACTTGCTTtcattgcttatttttttactatattattaattttttttattatattattaaattaattgagtttattaaactcaattaaatcAATCACTCagaatcaaaattttcttcgttcttcaAAAACACCTGTATCTCATATTCATCTTTTTTAACGTTAGTTGGAAATTTGAGCCACCCCACAGCAGCGCAAACCACCAGTATAGTGAAATCCTACAAACGTTCAAAAGTCACAGCATTGTCTACatgataaatcataaaaacatacATGTTTACAAACGTTGTCTACAGCCAAACAAAGCACGGGGTGTCACCAGGGAGAAAAAAGACAACGCACTGACAACAATATGCCACGAATACATCACCATGGAGCAAGAACCTGCTCCTGGAACTTGAGGTCATAGCCTTCAGCTTTCGACTTGAGCCTTTCAACATTAGCACCATACCTTTCATAGGCTTCCTTCAATTCCACAAGCTTTGCTTCATGACTTTTTATCTCATCTTCTGTTAGCACTCGTTCGAATCTAGCTTCTAGATACCTCCTTGTTTTTGTGGCACCTTCTGAATCGAAGGCAAGGCTCAAAAGCCGGCTTAGCCTGGCACGTAAAAATCCAACATTCATCCCAAAAAGCTCAGAAGCCTTCAAAGCCTTGTCCCAAGTAGCAAATTTATCTCGTGAGGTGGTAAGAGTACAAGCTCTCATTGCATCTGCAATATTAACAGTTTCTGAAATGATTCCAGCAATCAGCTTAAAATTAACTCCCTTGATAAGATTGTCATGAAGAAATGCATTCTGATTGCAGCAGAGTTTGTAGTACTTGTTCCGAATGTCTTCTGAAAGTTCCGAATCTAAAACTAACCCATCAACCAGAATGTTGAAATCCTCAAAGCTTTTGATGTCTTTGAAATGAACAGTAGGCAACGATAACTTGAAACCTTCTAGAACTTCTGAACCAACCTCTTCACTATCATTTTCAGATTGCTCAGCGGGTTGGCCAGCTTGCGGGACTGACAGTCTCAGTTGGACAgacttcttattcttcttttggACAACAGCTTGTGGAAGAGACCTGGGACGCTTCCTCTTTGAACTTTTACAAGCAGCGGTCTTCATTTCAGCACTATCtatttttatcaagtttgaCACCCAGTAGCAACAAAGAAATATTAGAAATACCATACACAACACACCAAAAATTGCAAGACAGAGACATTAACCAACTTGCCTGCaacattttgtttaatttgagcATCCAAATTCAGCAGACACAGAGCACCATCCACTTCCGTCAAATCATTAGCCCTTATTATGTACACCTGCATCAAGAAATCAGATACTTATAATGAAGCAATGACTCGAATAGTAAACAAAGGAAAGTTGTTCCTACTTCAATAGAATCAGTAGGCAAGGCAAGgaatggcaccaaacacattaGGAAAGTGTTCACTTCTATTTTTCACAGAAGTTACTTATTCTCTAAAGGTATCTTTTATGTATTGTAGGTGGATAGGCACTTTGTATTATACTTTCAAAAGGTTTCTCAAATGTGCATTCAAATAATTGACTGGCTTCACAAGAGGTAGGACTTCAAATAACAAAGTGTGTCATCGACATTTTACATAGACCGCAGATGATGTAACATGCACTAAATGATCCTGGGAAAGCAGTAAGGAGTTAATTTTGCCCCATTTATCATGTTGTTCAGGATCCAGTCCCAAAAGGATTATTGGTCATTTCTCCTGGCACTCTCTTGTCAAATCCAATATGATGTAGAGTTATTTCCATAATTCAGCCATCATTCAACAAAATTCCTAGTTTCCAAACAGGAATCATCCTCCCACCAACCAAATGGAAGATAATGAATCATTTCCAGCAAGTTCTAAGACATTTTCTACATTAATGAGCACAAGAGCCATGCACATTACATTAAAAGCAGTCATTTCTAAGTTTTTACATACCATTGCAGAAGTGCTGAAAGAAAAGGTCAGTTTGTGAATGTGACAATCAATTCAAACCATCACCTTAAGAGTGCAAGACCCAGTTAATTGAAAGACTAATGCATCCCCCTCAAACAATTGGTGAGCAACACAGAATTGTCTCCAACCAGCACTCAAGCCTGTCTTATATGCGATGTATTTCATCTTGAATTCCTTCCCACATTCATCTTGCAAAGTCACAGTAGTATCCACAGATGGCAAGTGTGCTCTACAGAATGTTCCAGGAAGCCCCTGTTATGCAAAAATATCCAAGTAATAGCATATATGAACTGTGTTTTGTGAGGTTATAATTATAAACCAACTCAAGCTCATGCAATTCCATAGCTCTTACCATCCAAAAACAACTAGCAACATGTGATCTGACCAAAGATTTCACAAAGCTAGGGAATGCTGGTTCTAGATTGGATTGAACCTCTTCTGCCCGAATCATAGCAGATGACTTACCATCTCCAACAGTGGTCGATCTTTCAACCGGAGCCTTATTCTGCCTACAACTTCAGCAAAAGCAGGGAGAAAATGATCACAAGTTAGATTTTCAAAAGCCAAACAGCGAAGACTGGAACACATAAAAGGCATAGTGGCTTCCTCACTGACCAGATACACTTCCCTGCATGACCTGATATCACCTGTTCAAGAATTTATTACAGTTCCTGTTAGTATAAAACCGAAACAGCAACATATATCAATATCTAATTATGGTCCTCGTGAACTGAGTGGGATTTTGAGAGGAAAAATTTACAGACAATCCTGCATATAAGCAATTTTAAGTGCTCTCAAGAGTATAAACAGCACTCTTGATGCTGCAAGCCCAAGACTTTATCAATGCCCCACATACATCTTGAGGAGCAATGCCATTGATACCCTCATTATAATAGAGAACTAAAGGCATCTAGATTGATTTTGGAAGACAAAATCAGAATGACATAAAACATACCACAGGAAAGGTTAGAAAACACAAGGAAAACCATCTCATGCATTTCAGAAAATTGAGACATTGGCAAGAAACAAAGTCTAAAAATTCAGTTGCGCCCGAGTTATCTCAGGGTCGGAAAATCCCAGATGCATAGAAAAGTGTACGGGTAATTTACAAATGAAGCTTAGTTGATTAAATTCAGTTCAGTAGATGCTAGATGGGTAAATAGTTTTGGAAAAAGCATCAAGATAAAACTAATGTTTTACGGGTAGTAAATCAGCTTGCTACATAATGGCACCGGTCTTATGCATAGGGTGGTTTATACTTTATACTTGCAAAGGAAATGGAAAACATAAAGGAAAAACTCTGTCCCCCAATTTTTTCTAACAAGAAAGGGCTTATATCCATCCATGCTCATAAAATCAGACTAGAGAATACAGCACTAATCATCGAAGCAATGCCGTGATAGCAAACAATAGAAATGGTCCATTGTTAACAGGATAGTTTCGTCTAAACCTACACAATATTGTAACTCCTGCGCATGTCAGGCATTACTCACAGCTTTTGACTTTGGATGGAAAAGAATACCGAAGCAACAACAGGAAAGAAGAGATATTCTTACAAACTTGAGTTTCGGATCCGAATATCTTCTCTTAATCTTAAGATGCTTTTCAGTAGCCTCCATCGGACTCTTCTGTTTACCCTGCCAACATTTAAAAACCTAatcaccttttaaaaaaaaatcggaaCACATTAATTACTGctgcaataaaaaagaaacaggtAGAAAAAGGCGAGATCTGAAGTGTCCGGAGGAGCTAGTTTCTGGAAATCTCGTAAGAAACCAAGGAGGTTAAGATAAGCagcaagagagagagggagagggagacgTACGTCTTTGACAGATTTGAGCTGCTCTTTATTAAACAGCAGCGGTTTAATGAAATCAGTTTCTTCTACCTCCTTCTTCACTCTTCCGCTCATAGTTCCTTCCTCGCCGGAATTTCTGAATCACCACCACAGGAAACCACACCCCTGTCCTGCGCTGTCCTGTCCTGGAAATCAATGTTGCTTGTTGCTACAACATTGTTTTTGTAAGCGTTGGGTTGGGACGACTCGGTAATCCGATTGGAGAAGGTGCAAAACGACTGCTTAACTGTTCTAATGAAGGTCGTTTTGGCTGGCTCTTCTTATCACGTGCCTTATTTATGTGCGCCTGTCCTGCACcattgctgttttttttatatatataaaaaaaaaaaaaaaaaaatattcctacCGGACATGAAATAGGatttaaaaagagaaattaaatgcATAATCAAGCAAGAATTGGATTATATGTTATCCATTGAGCCTGCTGCTCGGAGAGAGTATTAAAACTAGGCTTGgactaataatattaatatgatttttttattttttttatcaaaaagccTGACAAATTAGATGGAAGGAGGTATTTTTCTAATTTGTCAAAAGTCACTGCCGCTACATTGCTTTTGAAGCCATGAACGATGAAAACCCACCCACTACCGAACtactacaaaaaaagaaaattacccTCTTATCCTGTAATTTAgtctaaaaatgttttaaattttattgcgCTCGTAGCCATTTATATTATCTACTCGagctctttaaaaaaaaatcaataaaaaacatttaattatttataaacttattattatcttttagtTAATAATTAAAGAGCACTTACAATATTAACATTACAACTTtaccatcaaattaatattataattttactaaattcttaaaaaaaaaaaaaacccaaaattgtATTTCGTTCAAAAACTTCGAATGCAATCATACATAATTCTCCCACAGATTCGAAAAGTGAATCcaagaaaattcaagaaacaagtaaaagagtttGACAATTCAGATAATTGCATCAAAGGGGACAAATAATATAGATAAGGAATTCAACCAACTGATTCCATAGAAACTATTTCATGTCTGTTTAGGAATAtgattgcggttgttttttaaagtttttttatattaaaatgcattaaaatgatttttttttatatttttaaaatcagcacattaaaacgatctaaaatatatataaaaataatttttaacaaaaaaaatttattttttttaaaatacaggtGCCATTACGTTTCCAAACACTATATTCATCTAGAGATATTCTACGCTCTTTACCAGGTTCATAACTTTTCATTACAGGTCAACTGATGTcgtgtagaaaaaataaaagcttgtCAAAAAGTAAATTCTCTCAAGAGTATCAAATACCAGATCATAGTGCTAATTCACACTAAATTTGCAATTAGTGGAACTCTTTCCCTCAATCACATGCAATAATTTGTGGCCAAAAAATGTTTACAACTATTACTTCAATTTATGGGCACTTCAATGCAGTCATGATAGCAATAGACTCGTCGATATTTCCAGCTTCAatgctaaaacaaaaaaaaaaggcattgcaAAACAAGGCTTTATAAGAAAGATTAAGAAATTAAGGTTTTGGGAAAAATTGAGGGGTTCAAATTAAAACTGAAGGCTTTTTCCATCTCTCCAAAACTGAACAAGCGCAATTGATCATAGGACATCTATCTATAGCCCTTCATTATCTATCTTAAAATCACATACCTGCTTGGTTTTCCTTTTATCTAAACCATTTCAATTTGATGTCAAGAAATAAAGAAGTCAATTAGAAACAacaatttttagatttgatttagGGTTTGAAACTCATTTTCATTTGAAAGAGGGAGAAATTTTGGGATGTGAGATTCCACCGCTTGGTATCAACAACCTCACTGAAACATGAATCCATGCAAGAAATCGATGCTAAATATTTAGAATGTCAAAATGTCTCTGCAGACTTGCCATACTTGACTCCAAGACAATTTGAACTCTATGCTGTTAAGATGCTTGATGATGGATTTACAAATTAAGGATTTAAATgggaaatataattttatgaatttatgagATATTTGGAAATATGGGAAGATAGGCTTGATTTAAGATGGTGAATATTTAGTACAAGAGATTTTGGAACTTGTTATTTATAGATCTTGTGCTACTTGATTTAAGATTGTGAATATTCAGCACAAGAGATTTTAGGACATGTTATGTCTAGATTTCTTTACTTCGCGACTTATTGCTTTGTCAATCAAGGTTTATGGAttgaaaaatctttattttgaaaaatctctttACTTTGTTAATCTCCATTTTGTTTGTAGCAGGTgtaatttgaaaaatcttaCTAGGAAGAAAAATCAACATGGAAAACAAATGGAAGGACTAAgttgcaaaacaaatataatattataaggATTCGACATAATAGTGTACTCCCCAAATTGTATAATACTGATAAGGTGTATTTATGAAGGTTTTTCTCTACTTCCACGTACTCGAGTTCCCTACAAGCTATTCATGTTAAGGCATCTCCAATGCTCAtgctaaaacaaaattcaatgctcatgctaaaacaaaattcaaaaggaaaaaatatataatttggctTATCACCCCTTAATTTGTATGCTcatagataaaatttattttctctcacAAAATGTTattcctttatatttttatggggGGGGGGAAACTATAATTGAAGAGAGGAAATCTAGCTGTTGATTTACAAGATTAAAACTTGAACATGATAAAGAGATGAGTTAACATGGTGGCTCTTCTAAATAGCATTTTTCATAAGAGAGcacacaagaaaaagaaaaaagaagctatatttatactatttaaaatatcatattaacaatttggctcttctaaattattatttttaattgaaaatgctTTCATTAATTAGGCTCTAAATGTTAAAGTTTGGGAAAATATGATTAGGTCATGTG is a genomic window of Populus alba chromosome 5, ASM523922v2, whole genome shotgun sequence containing:
- the LOC118045765 gene encoding B3 domain-containing protein Os01g0234100 isoform X1: MSGRVKKEVEETDFIKPLLFNKEQLKSVKDGKQKSPMEATEKHLKIKRRYSDPKLKFVISGHAGKCICCRQNKAPVERSTTVGDGKSSAMIRAEEVQSNLEPAFPSFVKSLVRSHVASCFWMGLPGTFCRAHLPSVDTTVTLQDECGKEFKMKYIAYKTGLSAGWRQFCVAHQLFEGDALVFQLTGSCTLKVYIIRANDLTEVDGALCLLNLDAQIKQNVADSAEMKTAACKSSKRKRPRSLPQAVVQKKNKKSVQLRLSVPQAGQPAEQSENDSEEVGSEVLEGFKLSLPTVHFKDIKSFEDFNILVDGLVLDSELSEDIRNKYYKLCCNQNAFLHDNLIKGVNFKLIAGIISETVNIADAMRACTLTTSRDKFATWDKALKASELFGMNVGFLRARLSRLLSLAFDSEGATKTRRYLEARFERVLTEDEIKSHEAKLVELKEAYERYGANVERLKSKAEGYDLKFQEQVLAPW
- the LOC118045765 gene encoding B3 domain-containing protein Os01g0234100 isoform X2; protein product: MSGRVKKEVEETDFIKPLLFNKEQLKSVKDGKQKSPMEATEKHLKIKRRYSDPKLKFVISGHAGKCIWQNKAPVERSTTVGDGKSSAMIRAEEVQSNLEPAFPSFVKSLVRSHVASCFWMGLPGTFCRAHLPSVDTTVTLQDECGKEFKMKYIAYKTGLSAGWRQFCVAHQLFEGDALVFQLTGSCTLKVYIIRANDLTEVDGALCLLNLDAQIKQNVADSAEMKTAACKSSKRKRPRSLPQAVVQKKNKKSVQLRLSVPQAGQPAEQSENDSEEVGSEVLEGFKLSLPTVHFKDIKSFEDFNILVDGLVLDSELSEDIRNKYYKLCCNQNAFLHDNLIKGVNFKLIAGIISETVNIADAMRACTLTTSRDKFATWDKALKASELFGMNVGFLRARLSRLLSLAFDSEGATKTRRYLEARFERVLTEDEIKSHEAKLVELKEAYERYGANVERLKSKAEGYDLKFQEQVLAPW